Genomic segment of Geminocystis herdmanii PCC 6308:
AAATAAACTACTCCAGCCGAGTCAGTATCCGCAAAATAAATTGTTCTTTGGTACATAAAAAATAATGACTCTCTTAATTTGAATATGATAGATAAATTATGTCTTAAAAAAGTTTTAGATATTAAGTATTTGATTCTAAAAAATAAATATAGTTGCTTTCCTTCTGTTCATCTTTTTTTTCATAATTTTTTTAAAAATATCAGTGGATTATTCATATTTTCAGCAAATCCTAATATTCCTTTATCTCGATATTCATAAATTAACTCTCCTTCTTTGTTAAAAAGAAAAGTACCTCCTCTTTGAGTCAAATATTTATTATTTGGTATATAAGTATTCCAATGTTTTAAAACCTCAATCATATTCTGAAGACGTAATGTAGCCAATTCAAAAGGACGTTGATAATTTTTTCCTACACGGTTAAATAATGAGCCTTTCATCATCGGTAAGGGTTTAATATTGATTGATTCATTTTCTTTAAATAAAGATGGTGCATTTTTGTCTCCTATATAACCTCGAAAAACCTCTGTCAAAGTGCCTTTACTTCCAATTCCTGCACACATTAATAATAGATTTAACCAAGCATTTTGTGACTCTGAAAAGAAACTTAAATTCCAATTTAAACCTTGATATAATTGTAATTCTCTATGAAGTTCTGCACTAGAATCAATGAATAAATTTTCTTCGCAAAATCCTGTATATTCACAAAACTTTTTCCCTGATTCTCTATTGCCAATGGCAATGGCTTTTACTGTTATATTTTTAGTTTTAAGTAAATCTGTTTCTTTTTTTAACCACCAAGTATATTCGAGACTGTCAAAGTCACCGAGATTCGATAAAACAAGAATTAAAGTATAACTAGATGGCTTATCAGAAAAAATTGAAGTAATCTTACCGTCACTAACTTTCTGTTTTTCTATGGTACTCAAAATCGAATAAGGAGATAACATCTTTATAATTGATATTTATTTACTTATATAACCTATTTGGTATCTTAACAAACTGCTACCCTATTGAACAGTCATTTAATATTTGCTCTAATTCTTGGGAAAGTTTTAAAGTTTTTGCCCACTTTTGAAGATAAATAAAATCAAGATTTGATCGAAAATAAAACCATTTCCGATATAATATCTGTATCTTCGGATTGAGTTTTATAAGTGCTAGTTGTGATCATGAAAATTTATGTTCGATCGAGCTTTGATTAAAAATATTTTAAAATCTTGAGGAATTTCTTGAGTTTTTCTAGTCTTTTAACTAAATTTCTTTTCATAAACTCCAAAATATTTTATTTTTTTATAAAAACTATTTTTCCTGAACTAATATTGGTAAGAGTTTCCTTAATTTTTGGTACTAACGGTTTTAATGTTTCTAACCGATTATTTGGAGCAAATAAAACAATAATAGCTAAATCAAAATTAGTGATATTTTGTTGGGCTGATAAATTATTATCAATGGTGATAAATACATCAAATTCTGTTTGAGCAAGTTGTAATAATTTACCATTTTTTGTTCCTGCCCAACCTTGTTCTGGAACGGTAATTATAGTATAGTTATTATCTGCTATTTCTCGTTTCAGCTTTTTAGGTAAACATTCATCAAGCAACACTTTCATAATAATATTTAACAGAAAGATTTAAAAACATCAGTAAATTTTCTCTTTTTACACTAGGAAAATCATCTAAAAATTCTTCGATTGAATCCCCAGCTTCCAGATAATCAAGTAGATTTTTAACAGGTACACGAGTACCTTTAAATACTGGTATTCCTGAGAGGATTTCTGAATCTTTGACAATTAATTGATTGTTCA
This window contains:
- a CDS encoding peroxiredoxin-like family protein, which translates into the protein MLSPYSILSTIEKQKVSDGKITSIFSDKPSSYTLILVLSNLGDFDSLEYTWWLKKETDLLKTKNITVKAIAIGNRESGKKFCEYTGFCEENLFIDSSAELHRELQLYQGLNWNLSFFSESQNAWLNLLLMCAGIGSKGTLTEVFRGYIGDKNAPSLFKENESINIKPLPMMKGSLFNRVGKNYQRPFELATLRLQNMIEVLKHWNTYIPNNKYLTQRGGTFLFNKEGELIYEYRDKGILGFAENMNNPLIFLKKL
- a CDS encoding DUF433 domain-containing protein, which produces MNNQLIVKDSEILSGIPVFKGTRVPVKNLLDYLEAGDSIEEFLDDFPSVKRENLLMFLNLSVKYYYESVA
- a CDS encoding DUF5615 family PIN-like protein, whose protein sequence is MKVLLDECLPKKLKREIADNNYTIITVPEQGWAGTKNGKLLQLAQTEFDVFITIDNNLSAQQNITNFDLAIIVLFAPNNRLETLKPLVPKIKETLTNISSGKIVFIKK